A stretch of DNA from Gottschalkia acidurici 9a:
TGGTGATATAAACGAAATGTTAGACTCATTGATAACTACAGCACAAGCAGAAAAACTACAACAAGTGGAGTAATTATATTACTCCACTTATAAACATTCCTAATAAAAATCCTACACCTATTCCAATTGTGGAAAATCTTCCTTTATATAGACCTTTAGCATTTGGAATAAGCTCACCACAAGTTATGTAAAGCATAGCACCACCAGCAAATGCTAAGCAAAGAGCTATAAGATTACTAGAGATGTTACCTAAAATAGCACCTAAAAGAGCACCAATTCCAGTAGGAATACCTGTAAGAATACTTAGTAGAAATATTCTTAGATCAGACATACCACCAATTTTTAAAGGAATGGCTACAGCCATACCCTCTGGTAGATCATGTAGGGCTATAATAATAGCCATAGTTAAGCCGAACTTAGGGTTAACTATGAAACTAGAACCTATAGCTAAACCTTCTGGAAAGTTGTGTAGTCCTATACCTATACCTAAAAGTATACCAGCCCTGGTAAATTTATTTTTGCTTTTATTAAAAGAATTAGAGTTGCCTTCATGCATAAGATTTTCAACAAGGAACATTATCAGCATACCAAGGGATACTCCAAATATTTCAATCCATAGTCCTCCAATTTCAAAAGACTCAGGTAAAAGATCGAAAGTTACTACAGCTAACATAACTCCACTAGTTATACCTAACACAAGACCCATGACTCTATCACTAGGTCGTATAAACTTAACTGCTAAGATAGCACCTAGTCCAGCTCCTAAAACACCAACTAGGCATCCAATTAGTGAAATAACTAAAGTATCATTCAAGAACATCACCACCTTAGTAAAAGATATGAATATAGTAGAGAAAATATTATTTAAAAAATGGATTACTATATAGAATATGTGGTATAATAACGTTAAATTAAGTTGGAGAGGTGATATGCATGGAAAATGAAATATTAAGAATATTAAAAGACATGCAAAAGGATTTATCTAGGTTGAAAGAAGATATATCCAGTATTAAAGCCACTCAAGAAGAACACACTCAATTATTAAGAATCTTAGAACACAAAACGGATGTTGTAAAAGCAGAACAAGATAAAACTAACGTGAATTTAGCTCATATTGAAGGAGAAATTGGGGGAATTAGGTCTGATATATCAAAAGTAGAAATTATAACAGCAAAGAATTGGTCGGATATAGCAACATTAAAATTAACTAAATAGAACTTAACTTCTTTTAAGGGGATAGCCCCTTATTTTTTTGTGAAAAATACTAATTAATAAATTAGGAAGGGAAAAATATGAAAAAAGTCTACAAAACTAATAAAGATAAAAAATATAAATACTGAAAGAGAAAAGATGAAAGAAGCTTCTCAGGTAATAAAAGAAGGTGGCCTAGTTGCATTTCCTACAGAAACAGTATATGGGTTAGGAGCAAATGCATTAGATGAAAATGCAGTATCAAAAATATTTAAGGCAAAGGGCAGACCAAGTGATAATCCACTTATAGTTCATATATGTGATGTAAATCAATTAGATGATTTAGTAGAAGAAATACCTGAGAGAGCAAAAATCTTAATGGAAAAGTTTTGGCCTGGATCTTTAACACTTTTATTTAAAAAAAGTCAATTAGTACCACTAAAGACTTCTGGTGGTCTAGATACAGTAGCTATAAGAATGCCAGATAATAAAATAGCATTAGAACTAATAAAACAGTCCAACTTACCAATAGCAGCACCAAGTGCAAATACATCTGGAAAACCAAGTCCTACAAATCCATCACATGTTATGGAAGATTTAGAAGGAAAGATAGATGTATTAGTAGATGGAGGAAATACAGGAGTAGGACTAGAATCAACAGTTCTAGACATATCTACAGAAATACCAGTGATACTAAGACCAGGTGGTATTACGTTGGAAGATTTACTTTTGATTTTTCCAAAAGTAGAATATGATCCAGCACTAGAAAACAATAATCAGGATATCACTCCAAGATCACCAGGACAAAAATATAGACATTATTCACCAAAAGCAATGATGAAAATATTTAGTGGAAATTCAGAAAATGTATATAATGAGATACAAAAATTAAGTAATGAATATGTAAAAGAAGGTTATAAAGTAGGCATAATGATTACTAGTGAAAGCAAAGACAGATACAGCTGTGAAAATACTATAGTAATGGGTGACAAAAAAAATCCACAAACAATAGCTACAAATCTATTCCATATACTTAGACAATTTGATAAACTAAATGTAGACATAATAATAGCAGAAGGTGTAGAAGAAAGTGGAATAGGAAAAGCTATTATGAACAGAATGAAAAAAGCAGCTGGTGGAGATATAACTTACGTATAATATATAGTGTAGGTTTTGAAAGATAGGGAGGTATTTTTTTGAAGGTTCTATTTGTATGTACAGGGAACACTTGTCGTAGTAGTATGGCTGAAGGACTATTTAAAGATATGCTTAAAAGTTTGGGAAAAGATAATGAAATATCTGTATCGTCAGCAGGAATATATGCTATGAATAATCAAAGTGCATCTGAGAACGCTATAATAGCTATGAAGAATAAATTAGTAGATATTTCAAATCATAGATCTAAACAAATAACTATGGAAATGATAGAAGAGTCTGATATAATACTTACGATGACTAATGGACATAAGCAAGCTATATTACAAGCAAGTCCTGGTATAAATAGTAAAGTATTTACACTCAAGGAATTTGTAGGACTAGATGGAGATATAGCAGATCCATTTGGAGGATCGATAGAAATATACGAAGAGAGCTTAAAAGATATAAAAATAGCTTTACAAAGACTAACTCAAAAGTTAATAGAGGAGGAGCGCTAATGAAAATAGGATTAGGTAGCGATCATGGTGGTTATCAGTTAAAAGAAAAGATAAAAAAACACTTAGAAGAAAAAGGCATAGAATGCATAGACTATGGAACTAACTCAGAAGATTCTGTAGACTATCCGGAGTTTGGAAGAAAAGTAGGAGAAGCGGTTGTAAGTGGAGAGTGTGATAAAGGTATAGTTTGCTGCGGGACAGGTATAGGAATATCTATAGCAGCTAACAAAGTAAAAGGAGTAAGATGTGCTTTATGTGGCGATACATTCTCAGCTAAGATGACTAGAGAGCATAATGATTCAAACGTACTAGCCCTTGGACAAAGAGTGACAGGGGAAGGACTAGCATTAGAAATAGTTGATACATGGATAAAAACAGACTTTGAAGGTGGCAGACATCAAACAAGAATAGAGAAAATTAGTGATATAGAAAAAGACTATATGAAGTAAAAATTACAACAAAAAACTATATATAAAATTTTTGAAATTGAAAGATACATAAAGTTCAATTTTAAAAATTTTATATACTTGAGAGGAGATTTTTATATGGAAAAACTCATAGTTATGGATCATCCATTAATAAAACACAAAATAACTTATATTAAAGACAAAAGTACAGGAGCAAAAGAATTTAGAGAGCTTATAAAAGAAGTAGCAATGCTAATGGCCTACGAAGTTACTAGAGAGCTACCTCTTAAAAAAGTAGAAATAGAAACTCCACTTACAACTACAGAGTCAGAAGTTATATCAGGTAAAAAATTAGGAATAATACCTATATTAAGAGCTGGACTTGGAATGGTAGATGGTATGCTAAACTTAATACCAACAGCTAAGGTAGGACATATTGGATTATATAGAGATCCAGAAACATTAGAGCCAGTAGAGTACTACTGCAAATTACCAACAGATGTAGAAGAAAGAGAGCTTATAGTTATAGATCCTATGCTTGCTACTGGCGGATCAGCTAAGGCTGCTATTACATTCCTGAAAAATAGAGGAGCTAAAAATATAAAATTAGTAAGTATACTAGGATGCCCAGAGGGAGTAGCTACAATTCATAAAGAGCATCCAGATGTAGATATATACTTAGGATGTTTAGATGAAAAATTAAATGATCATGGGTATATACTTCCGGGACTTGGAGATGCAGGAGATAGACTATTCGGAACAAAGTAAAAAGTAAAAGGCACTGTCAATATATTAAGTTTAATATTGACAGTGCCTTTTTAATTATTTTGTTTCTTGAAAATGACAACTAAAATAAACTATAATAGAATTAAAAGAGATTGTTGGAGACTATTTTATAGGAGGCTAATATGAGACCTACATGGGATGAATACTTTATGGAAATAGCCAATGTGGCCAAAAAGAGATCAACATGCTCAAGAAGACAAGTAGGAGCAGTAATAGTAAAAGAAAAAAGAATATTATCAACAGGATATAATGGAGTTCCTACGGGAATTAAACATTGTGATGAGGTAGGATGTTTAAGGGATAAACTAAAAATACCATCAGGAGAAAGACATGAACTTTGTAGAGGATTACATGCTGAACAAAATGCAATCGTAAATGCAGCAAATTTTGGAGTTAGCCTAAAAGGTTCTATTCTTTATTCCACTACGCAGCCATGCATACTATGTACTAAAATGATAATAAATGCAGGTATAGAAAAGGTAGTTTATGAGAATGGATATCCAGACGGACTGTCTTTAGAAATGCTGAAGGAAGCAGGGATAGAACTACTACAGATATAAATATGTAATAAAATTTTAATAAATAGCTAAAACTTAGTAATATACGAATATATGAACTGTAGATAATGCTAGATACATTGACTAAGGAATATATATATAGTAAAATCTTTCTAAGATGTGTATCTAGGTAGAAGTGTGTGTACTTCTAGATAAGAGGAGAGTGCTGATATGACAATATCTTACTTAATAGCCTTTATTTTACCATTCGTATTGGCTTATATATTTACACCAATTGCTAAAAAGTTAGCTCACAAAGTAGGAGCTATAGACGTTCCAAAAGATGAGAGAAGAGTTCACAAACAGCCTATACCAAGACTTGGAGGTCTAGCAATATATTTAGCAACTATCATTTCGATAATAATTTTAGCTCCAATAGATAAAACTACTATATCTATTCTAATAGGTGGAACGATAATAGCTGTAACTGGAATTATAGATGATATAAAACCGATGTCAGCTAAAGTTAAACTGTTATTTCAAATATTAGCAGCAGTAGTAGTTATCTTTGGAGGAGTCAAAATAGAATTTATTACAAATCCTTCTAGTAAAGAACTTTTAGCATTAAAAGGATTTGCCATACCTATAACTATATTTTGGATAGTTGGAATAACTAACACATTAAATCTTATAGATGGACTGGATGGACTTTCTGCTGGAGTAAGTGGAATTTCATCCTTATCATTTTTATTTGTTGGACTAAATGTAGCTTCAAAGCTTGATGATCCTAGCATTATGGTATTACCAATACTTATGGCAGTAATATTAGCAGGATCTGCGTTTGGATTTTTACCACATAATTTTAATCCAGCTAGGATATTTATGGGGGATACTGGTTCGCTGTTTTTAGGATTTATGCTTTCTATCATAGCTATAGAAGGATATCTAAAAAGCTTTGCTACTATAGCAGTAGTAATACCAATACTTATATTAGGTATACCAATATTTGACACATCATTTGCAATACTTAGAAGATTAGCAAATAAAAAACCTATAATGGAAGCAGATAGAGGGCATCTCCATCATAGACTTTTAGATAAAGGATTTTCTCAAAAACAAACAGTATTAGTACTATATAGCATAAGTATATTACTGGGAATATCTGCCATACTATTTACAAATTTAAGCTTTGGAATTGGAGTAGTAGTTCTAGGACTAGTATCAAGTTTAATTTACAATGCAGCTAGTACAAGAAATAAACTGGGAATAAGAGCAACTCAAACGAAAAGAAAACATAAAGATAGATAGGAGATATGAAGATGAATAAAATAAAGGTGTTAACTGTATTTGGGACAAGACCTGAAGGTATAAAAATGGCACCTATAATAAAAAAATTAAACGAAAACGAAAATATAATTCACAAGGCTTGTGTTACAGGTCAGCATAGAGAAATGCTAGATCAAGTATTAGAGATATTCAATATAGTACCAGATTATGATTTAAATATTTTTCAAAGTGGACAAACACTTACAGAGATAACTACTAGATCATTAGAAGGATTAGAAAGTATAATAAAAGAATTTGAACCAGATATACTTCTAGTTCAGGGAGATACAACTACAGTATTTTCTGGTGCACTAGCAGGATTCTATAATGGAGTGAAGATAGGTCATGTTGAAGCAGGACTTAGAAGTGGAGATCTTTATTCTCCTTTTCCCGAAGAAGCAAATAGAAAGCTAACAGGAGTTGTTACGAATTTTCACTTTGCTCCTACAGAAACTAGTAAAAGAAATTTATTAAGTGAGGGTTATGAAGAAGAAAAGATATATATAACAGGAAATACATCAATAGATGCATTGTTACAAGTGGTTTCTGATGACTATAAGTTTGAAAATGATCTACTGAACAATTTAGACTATAAAAATAAAAAGATAATATTATTAACTTCTCATAGAAGAGAAAATTTAGGAACACCTATGGAGAATATATTTACTGCTATGAAAGAAGTAGTAGAAAAAAATGAAGATGTAGAAGTTGTATTTCCTATACACTTGAACCCAAGAGTAAGAGAAATAGCAAATGGAATTCTATCTAATCATGATAGGATACATATAATAGAGCCATTAGACTATTTACCATTTGCAAACCTTCAAGCTAAAACTTATCTAATAGTTACAGATTCTGGAGGTATACAGGAAGAAGCACCAACTCTTGGCAAGCCTGTATTAGTAGTTAGAAAGGAAACAGAAAGACCAGAGGGAATAGAATCTGGTACGGCAAAATTATTAGGTCTGGAAAAAGAAGACATATTTAGAGAAGTAGACTTACTTGTAAACAACAAAGATGAATATGAAAAAATGGCTAATGCAGTTAATCCTTATGGAGATGGCAAGGCTTCGGATAGAATAGTTGAAATAATAGTAAAAAATTTAAAATAGAATGGTGAAATAATAAGACAAGTAATTGTATCATGTATACAGTATGTGTATACATGGTCAGATATACTTGTCTTATTTTTGTTTTTGTTTTACAATAGAAAACAAACGATCAAGAATTTTGTAGGTATTTGTATCATGAATTGAAAATTTTCCAAGAACTAAACATATATTATTTGAAAAAGTATGCTTGTAAAGATTTTAAATTTTACTTATATAGTGTTGCAAAAAAAATAGGAGTGATAAAATTGAAGTTAAATAAAAAAGCACTTCAAAATATTGCCTTGGTTTCACAAATAGGAATATCTATGATAACACCAATCATAATATGTATATTATTAGGCAATTATTTGGATAAAAAGTTTAATACTAATCTTATTTTTTTAGTCATATTCATAACTATAGGGGTAGGATCAGCATTTACAAGTGTTTATAAGTTGGTATCTAAAGACTTTGACGAAAAAAGGAAGTGAAAATATGAGCTTAGGTGAAAATTACTTTAGTACAATTGTAAAGCGAAGTATAATACTAGTAGCCATTATTTCAGGAATAATACTGATAACTTTTAAAGACCCTAAGCCATATTTATATGGAATTATATTTGGCTCTATTATAAATCTTTTGAACTTTAGGCTTATGTATATATCGACAAAAAAAGCCATGTCACTTTCATTTGGTGGTGCACAGTCTCATGTAACAAGAAACTACTTTATACGATTCACTATATACGGCATAGTTATATTGGTAGCCTCCAAAGCAGATTATATAAATTTAATAACAGTAATATTAGGTTTTTTTATAGTCAAAATAGTTATTCTAGCAGACACTTTTCTTGACGAAATAAGAGGAAAACGAAAATAAATGTAAAATATATATAGAGTAGTTATTATTTTGTATGTCCAAATCGCAAGAAAACGTTACCCAACTAAAGATATTTTAATATAAATTTAAAATATAAATTTTTTAATTTTCAAACATCAATATTAATCTAAAACTTAAACCAGCAAGAAAGGAGGTAAAACTACGTATGGGGATTGAACTTAAAATATTTGGTAGCACTATCAATGATACAGTTGTGAACTCATGGATTATAGTTATAGCCTTGTCCATATTCGCTATAATTATAAACAAGAAAATTAAAAATACTAATCCTGGTGAAAAACCTAAAGGAATATTAAATGTATTAGAAATACTTGTAACAGCAGTTCAGGGCTTGGTTGATCAGACTATGGGTAAAGGTAAAACTAGAGATGCATTGAAGCCATATATATTTACATTGGCAATTTTCTTAGCATGTGCTAATTTATTTGGACTTCTAGGATTTTCGTCGCCAACCTCAGACTATAATGTTACACTAGGGCTTACTATAATAACTTTTGGACTAGTGCACTATTACGGGTTGAAAACTAATAAGCTAGGGGGATATCTTAAAGGATATTTCGAACCTGTAGCTGTAATGTTCCCACTTAATGCAGTAGGTGTATTTGCAGATCCAATTTCACTTTCTTTCCGTTTATTTGGAAACATATTAGCAGGTGGAATAATATTAAGTCTAGTATACAATGGGTTAAAAGCAATAACAGCATTTATAGTACCATTTGTATCATTACCCTTACATGCTTACTTTGACGTATGGGGAGGACTACTACAAACATTTATATTCATTATGATCTCTATGGTTAAAATAAGTGAGAATTTACCATCTGAAGCAGATGATAAATAAGTTTATAGCAAAGTTAATTTCTTAATATATAAGATACTTTGTTTAATATTAAAATAATAAAACTCTTAAAGGAGGAAATAAAAATGATTCAAGGAATTTCAAGTGAAGCTTTTGTATTAGGATGTTCAGCAATAGGAGCTGGCTTAGCTGTTATAACAGGTATAGGAGCTGGTATAGGACAGGGAAGTGCTGCAGGTAGAGCGGCAGAAGCAGTTGGTAGACAACCAGAAGCTCAAGGGGACATCATAAAAACGATGATTCTTGGTCAGGCGGTTGCTGAGTCAACTGGTATCTACGGACTAGTTATAGCAATTATATTATTATTTGTAAGACCATTAATGGGTGCATTATAAGATATATGAGTGAGATATAAGAGAGAGGTGGGTTGACCTATCCATCTCTTAAATATATTTCCCTTTATATGAAAGAAGGAGGCGAACTATATTGGAAGTAAAATTAATGCCAGACATACCCAATTTAGTGCTGCAAATTTCATCTACACTAGTTTTATTTTTAGTTTTGAGACACTTCTTATATGCACCAATAGTGAGAATGCTAGCAGCTAGAAGTGAAAAGGTTTATGAAGAAATGGCAGAAGCTAAAAAACAAAATGAAGAAGCTACAAGCTTAAGAATAGAGTATGAATCAAGAATTCAAGAAGCTAAAGACGAGGCAAGAAATATAGTAGAAGGAGCTAAGAAAAGAGGAGACCAACTCAAAGATGAAATTGTTCTGGAAGCTAAGAATGAGTCAAGCAATATACTAGCAAAAGCTAGAACTGATATGGAAAGAGAGAAAGAAAAAGTTCTTAATGACTTAAAATCAGAAGTAGTAGAAATAGCAATGCTTGCAGCTACTAAAGTAGTAGAAAAAGATTTAGATGAAAATACCCACAAAAACATGATAAACAAGTTTATCACTGAGGTAGGGGAATCAAAATGGAAAAATTAGTAGGTAAAAGATATGCTGAGGCTCTTTTCGAAGCTGGTTTGGAGTTAAATAAACTAGAAGAATTTAAAAATGAAATAAAATTTGTATCAGATGTTTTTGAAAGTGAAAAAAAGCTAAAGTCTGCCTTTGAGCACCCTAAGCTTTCTAAAAATGAAAAAAAGATATTATAAATGCATTGTTTAAGGAAAAAGTATCAGGTGAAATACTGAATCTTTGCTATATAGCTATAGATAAAAGAAGAGAAAAATATCTTGGAATTATAAGCAAAGAATATAAAGAGCTTTCAAACAAGCAACAGGGAATAGTTGAAGCTATAGCTACTACAGCTATTACCATGAGTGAAGAAGAAATAGCTCAATTACAAGAAAAACTTTCAAAACAATTGAACAAAAAAGTTGTCCTTACTAACACTATAGACAGTTCAATAGTTGGAGGAGTTCTTGTAAAAGTAGGAGATAAAATTATAGATGGTAGTATAAAAGGCAAACTAGATGATATATATAGAAGCCTTAATAATATGAAATTGACAAGAGAGTAGGGGTGAAAGACTAATGAATCTAAGACCTGAAGAAATCAGTTCAATTATAAAAGAACAGATTAAAAGATATGAAAAAAAGCTTGACGTTGTAGACGTTGGGACAGTTATTCAAGTTGGAGATGGTATTGCCAGAGTTCATGGACTGGAGAACTGTATGGCTGGTGAGCTATTAGAATTTCCAGGAGACGTTTATGGGATGGCTCTTAACTTAGAGGAAGATAATGTAGGTTGCGTTTTATTAGGTTCAGATGACAATATCAAAGAGGGAGATACAGTAAAGAGAACTGAAAGAATAGTTGAAGTTCCAGTTGGTGAATCTCTTGTAGGTAGAGTTGTAAACTCATTAGGGCAACCAATAGATGGTAAAGGGCCTCTAAATACTGATAAGTTTAGACCAATAGAAGCACCTGCTTCTGGAGTTATAGCGAGAGAGTCTGTATCAGTTCCTCTTCAAACAGGTATAAAGTCTATTGACTCTATGTTCCCAATAGGTAGAGGACAAAGGGAGCTTATAATAGGAGATAGACAAACAGGTAAAACAGCTTTAGCTATAGATACTATATTGAATCAAAAAGGTCAAGATATAATTTGTATATATGTAGCTATCGGACAAAAAAGATCAACAGTAGCTCAAATAGTAAACACTCTAGAGTCTAGAGGAGCTATGGACTACAGTATAGTAGTTTCAGCTACAGCAAGTGAGCTTGCACCACTTCAATATATAGCACCTTACACAGGAGTTACTATTGGAGAAGAATTTATGTATAACGGAAAAGACGTTCTTATAATATATGATGATTTATCGAAACATGCGGTTGCTTATCGTGCAATGTCTTTATTACTTCGTAGACCACCAGGACGTGAGGCATACCCTGGAGATGTATTCTACTTACACTCAAGACTGCTTGAAAGAGCTGCAAGGGTAAACAAAGAAAATGGTGGAGGATCAATAACTGCACTACCGATAATAGAAACTCTTGAAGGAGATATATCAGCATATATCCCGACAAACGTAATATCTATCACAGATGGACAGATATTCCTGGAGTCGGAATTATTCTTCGCAGGACAAAGACCTGCAGTTAATGCTGGACTTTCGGTATCACGTGTTGGGGGAGCCGCACAAATTAAAGCTATGAAAAAAGTATCAGGTGGACTTAAACTTGAACTTGCACAATATGCGGAGTTAGCTGCATTCTCACAGTTTGGATCGGATCTTGATAAAGAAACTAAAGAGAGACTTGACCAAGGTGAAAGAATAATGGAAATCCTTAAACAAGGACAGTACAAACCGTTATCAGTAGAGAAACAAGTTATGATAATATATGCAGTTACTAAGAAATATCTAACTGATATACCTGTAAATAGAGTGGCTGCTTTTGAATCTGAATTCTTAAGTTTTATGGAAACTAGTTATCCTCAAGTAGGTAAATCTATAGTTGAGACTAAAGATCTTACTGAAGAGACAGAAAAAGAGTTAGTTAAAGCATTAGAAGAGTTTAAGAAAAGTTTCTCATAGAACTAAAGATCGGCAAGCACTTAAAGAAAGAGGTGAATACAAGCCGTGGCTCAAGGAATGAAAGACATAAAGAGAAGGATGCGTAGTATCGGAAGTACTATGAAGATCACTAAAGCTATGCACCTTGTTTCCTCAGCGAAATTAAGAAAAGCTAAGGAAAACGTTGAAAAAAGTAGACCTTATTATGAAACTATAGTAAATAGTGTAAAAAGAATACTATCTTCAACTACTGGGCTTAAACATCCTTTTCTAGAAAATAGAGAAGTTAAAAAAACAGCGTATATAGTAGTAACAGCTGATAGAGGGCTAGCAGGAGGATTTAACAGTAATATTCTTAGAGTATCTGAGCATGAAATAGATAAAGAAAAGTCAGTTGTAATAGTAATGGGTTCTAAAGGAAAAGATTACTTTACTAAAAGAGGCTATAATGTTATAGAGTCTTATATTGGTATGACTGAAGAGCCAGAATTTATTCATGCAAGAAATGCTGCAAATATAGCTATAGAGTTATATAGAAAAAGAGAAGTGGATGAGGTAAAACTTATCTATACAAAATTTATAAGTGTGATATCTCAGGAGCCTACAGTAAATAAACTTCTTCCATCAGATATAGATACAGACAATGTACAAGAAGAGAAGAGTTTGGTACAAGTACAGTATGAGCCGTCACCAGAAGAGGTTATAGATTATCTTATACCTAAGTACATCCAAAGTGCTATATATGGCGGACTTGTAGAATCTGCTGCAAGTCAACAAGGAGCCAGAATGACAGCTATGGAGTCTGCTACAGATAATGCAGAGGAAATGATAGATGAACTAGGATTAAAATATAACAGAGCACGTCAGGCTGCTATAACTCAGGAAATATCAGAAATAGTAGGTGGAGCAGAGGCTCTTAAATAGTTGTACAATTTTTTAGGCAGAGGAGTGAAGCAAATGGCTGAAAAAAACATAGGTAAAATATCACAAATAATAGGACCTGTGTTAGATATAAGATTTAGTGAAGAAAATCTACCAAAGCTTTTAAATGCCATCGAGATAGATAATAAGGGAGAAAAATTAGTAGCTGAAGTAGCGCAACATATAGGAGACGATACTGTTAGATGTATCGCCATGTCTTCAAC
This window harbors:
- a CDS encoding ZIP family metal transporter; the protein is MFLNDTLVISLIGCLVGVLGAGLGAILAVKFIRPSDRVMGLVLGITSGVMLAVVTFDLLPESFEIGGLWIEIFGVSLGMLIMFLVENLMHEGNSNSFNKSKNKFTRAGILLGIGIGLHNFPEGLAIGSSFIVNPKFGLTMAIIIALHDLPEGMAVAIPLKIGGMSDLRIFLLSILTGIPTGIGALLGAILGNISSNLIALCLAFAGGAMLYITCGELIPNAKGLYKGRFSTIGIGVGFLLGMFISGVI
- a CDS encoding L-threonylcarbamoyladenylate synthase, whose translation is MKIKNINTEREKMKEASQVIKEGGLVAFPTETVYGLGANALDENAVSKIFKAKGRPSDNPLIVHICDVNQLDDLVEEIPERAKILMEKFWPGSLTLLFKKSQLVPLKTSGGLDTVAIRMPDNKIALELIKQSNLPIAAPSANTSGKPSPTNPSHVMEDLEGKIDVLVDGGNTGVGLESTVLDISTEIPVILRPGGITLEDLLLIFPKVEYDPALENNNQDITPRSPGQKYRHYSPKAMMKIFSGNSENVYNEIQKLSNEYVKEGYKVGIMITSESKDRYSCENTIVMGDKKNPQTIATNLFHILRQFDKLNVDIIIAEGVEESGIGKAIMNRMKKAAGGDITYV
- a CDS encoding low molecular weight protein arginine phosphatase, whose translation is MKVLFVCTGNTCRSSMAEGLFKDMLKSLGKDNEISVSSAGIYAMNNQSASENAIIAMKNKLVDISNHRSKQITMEMIEESDIILTMTNGHKQAILQASPGINSKVFTLKEFVGLDGDIADPFGGSIEIYEESLKDIKIALQRLTQKLIEEER
- the rpiB gene encoding ribose 5-phosphate isomerase B; translation: MKIGLGSDHGGYQLKEKIKKHLEEKGIECIDYGTNSEDSVDYPEFGRKVGEAVVSGECDKGIVCCGTGIGISIAANKVKGVRCALCGDTFSAKMTREHNDSNVLALGQRVTGEGLALEIVDTWIKTDFEGGRHQTRIEKISDIEKDYMK
- the upp gene encoding uracil phosphoribosyltransferase, with the protein product MEKLIVMDHPLIKHKITYIKDKSTGAKEFRELIKEVAMLMAYEVTRELPLKKVEIETPLTTTESEVISGKKLGIIPILRAGLGMVDGMLNLIPTAKVGHIGLYRDPETLEPVEYYCKLPTDVEERELIVIDPMLATGGSAKAAITFLKNRGAKNIKLVSILGCPEGVATIHKEHPDVDIYLGCLDEKLNDHGYILPGLGDAGDRLFGTK
- a CDS encoding deoxycytidylate deaminase produces the protein MRPTWDEYFMEIANVAKKRSTCSRRQVGAVIVKEKRILSTGYNGVPTGIKHCDEVGCLRDKLKIPSGERHELCRGLHAEQNAIVNAANFGVSLKGSILYSTTQPCILCTKMIINAGIEKVVYENGYPDGLSLEMLKEAGIELLQI
- a CDS encoding glycosyltransferase family 4 protein, whose amino-acid sequence is MTISYLIAFILPFVLAYIFTPIAKKLAHKVGAIDVPKDERRVHKQPIPRLGGLAIYLATIISIIILAPIDKTTISILIGGTIIAVTGIIDDIKPMSAKVKLLFQILAAVVVIFGGVKIEFITNPSSKELLALKGFAIPITIFWIVGITNTLNLIDGLDGLSAGVSGISSLSFLFVGLNVASKLDDPSIMVLPILMAVILAGSAFGFLPHNFNPARIFMGDTGSLFLGFMLSIIAIEGYLKSFATIAVVIPILILGIPIFDTSFAILRRLANKKPIMEADRGHLHHRLLDKGFSQKQTVLVLYSISILLGISAILFTNLSFGIGVVVLGLVSSLIYNAASTRNKLGIRATQTKRKHKDR
- the wecB gene encoding non-hydrolyzing UDP-N-acetylglucosamine 2-epimerase, with the protein product MNKIKVLTVFGTRPEGIKMAPIIKKLNENENIIHKACVTGQHREMLDQVLEIFNIVPDYDLNIFQSGQTLTEITTRSLEGLESIIKEFEPDILLVQGDTTTVFSGALAGFYNGVKIGHVEAGLRSGDLYSPFPEEANRKLTGVVTNFHFAPTETSKRNLLSEGYEEEKIYITGNTSIDALLQVVSDDYKFENDLLNNLDYKNKKIILLTSHRRENLGTPMENIFTAMKEVVEKNEDVEVVFPIHLNPRVREIANGILSNHDRIHIIEPLDYLPFANLQAKTYLIVTDSGGIQEEAPTLGKPVLVVRKETERPEGIESGTAKLLGLEKEDIFREVDLLVNNKDEYEKMANAVNPYGDGKASDRIVEIIVKNLK
- a CDS encoding AtpZ/AtpI family protein is translated as MIKLKLNKKALQNIALVSQIGISMITPIIICILLGNYLDKKFNTNLIFLVIFITIGVGSAFTSVYKLVSKDFDEKRK
- a CDS encoding ATP synthase subunit I, giving the protein MSLGENYFSTIVKRSIILVAIISGIILITFKDPKPYLYGIIFGSIINLLNFRLMYISTKKAMSLSFGGAQSHVTRNYFIRFTIYGIVILVASKADYINLITVILGFFIVKIVILADTFLDEIRGKRK
- the atpB gene encoding F0F1 ATP synthase subunit A, with the protein product MGIELKIFGSTINDTVVNSWIIVIALSIFAIIINKKIKNTNPGEKPKGILNVLEILVTAVQGLVDQTMGKGKTRDALKPYIFTLAIFLACANLFGLLGFSSPTSDYNVTLGLTIITFGLVHYYGLKTNKLGGYLKGYFEPVAVMFPLNAVGVFADPISLSFRLFGNILAGGIILSLVYNGLKAITAFIVPFVSLPLHAYFDVWGGLLQTFIFIMISMVKISENLPSEADDK